From Chloroflexota bacterium, one genomic window encodes:
- a CDS encoding D-2-hydroxyacid dehydrogenase, producing MSRRRIGTILIAYELQDRHLQAIREAAPEAELIVVPDREELERRWDAIIPRVEVVLGGLPRDRILEAPRLRWLQTTGAGVDWLLRYPQIAQSDLVITNASGVHAIPISEHILALMLALTRDIQRCVRDQVQHRWNRGHRITEMDGSTMGLIGVGAIGEKTAEKAKGLNMRVLGLRRHPEKGSPWVDRMYGPDQLLEMLPEADWVVITTPLTRETRGLIGERELRAMKETAYIINIGRGAIIQERALIRALQEGWIAGAGLDVFEQEPLPEDSPLWDMENVIITPHYAGLTPYYADRVVEIFTENLRRYQAGRPLINEVDKRLGY from the coding sequence TTGAGTCGGAGAAGGATAGGGACGATTTTGATCGCTTATGAGTTGCAGGACCGTCATCTGCAGGCGATTCGGGAGGCGGCTCCGGAGGCGGAGCTGATCGTTGTGCCTGATCGTGAGGAATTGGAGCGCCGGTGGGATGCGATCATCCCAAGGGTCGAGGTGGTGCTGGGCGGGCTGCCTCGGGATCGAATCCTGGAGGCGCCCCGGCTGCGTTGGCTGCAGACCACCGGCGCGGGGGTGGATTGGCTGCTGCGGTATCCGCAGATCGCCCAGAGCGATCTCGTCATCACCAACGCATCGGGGGTGCACGCCATCCCCATCAGCGAGCATATCCTGGCCCTGATGCTGGCGCTGACCCGCGATATCCAGCGTTGCGTTCGGGATCAGGTGCAGCATCGTTGGAATCGGGGACATCGGATCACCGAGATGGATGGGTCGACCATGGGGTTGATCGGCGTGGGGGCTATCGGGGAGAAGACGGCCGAGAAGGCCAAGGGGCTGAATATGCGGGTGTTGGGCTTGCGACGTCACCCGGAGAAGGGATCCCCGTGGGTGGATCGCATGTACGGGCCGGATCAGTTGTTGGAGATGCTGCCCGAGGCCGATTGGGTGGTCATCACCACGCCGCTGACCCGGGAGACCCGGGGGCTCATCGGGGAGCGAGAGCTGCGGGCCATGAAGGAGACGGCCTACATCATCAACATCGGCCGGGGGGCCATCATCCAGGAGCGGGCGCTGATCCGGGCATTGCAGGAGGGATGGATCGCCGGCGCCGGGCTGGACGTGTTCGAGCAGGAGCCGCTGCCGGAGGATTCGCCGCTGTGGGATATGGAGAACGTGATCATCACGCCGCACTACGCCGGTCTCACGCCGTATTACGCCGACCGAGTGGTGGAGATCTTCACCGAGAACCTGCGGCGCTATCAGGCCGGCCGGCCGTTGATCAACGAGGTGGATAAACGGTTGGGATACTGA
- a CDS encoding cellulase family glycosylhydrolase yields the protein MRKPSPCPLFLWISIALGILTAAIALRSLPGGLFAITGEEELFPQIKALTDLTGDLLRPRVDTANDTPAAHAGVNPFGVNVFLEQEVEPSKREQAVRMAAEAGFHWLRQEFPWEDIEIHGKGDFQDRRHRPYRSAWEKYDHIVDLAERYGMELIVRLSNPPAWSRAEGDAVGTYAPPDNYEDFGDFVAAVVSRYRGRIRYYQIWNEPNIYPEWGERPVSPEEYVELLKVAYTRAKAADPNVIIISGALASTIELGPRDMNDFVFLQRMYDAGAAPYFDVLATQGYGLWSGPTDRRMHPRVVNFSRLRYIRDIMVRNGDAHKAIWISEMNWNAIPEGHPAPPIYGRYTEEQQARYLVLAYERIQREWPWIGVANVWFLKRATDEWARSPNHPEAFFRLLQADFTPLPAYGAIKDYTNSLSPTLYPGAHPADHWALRYEGAWEEAKSAAGLPIRQAQDPAASLRFRFDGTGAALLVPTGRPFPGAEVRLDGSPPRRLKPDDAQSEGPHTVVWLARGLDAGAHELELRPSGGPLQIEGIRVIGRTPLWRWPMIATVITAALAVACSLIAYIRGGNATP from the coding sequence ATGCGGAAACCGTCCCCTTGTCCTCTCTTCCTGTGGATCTCCATCGCCCTGGGCATCCTGACCGCGGCGATCGCTCTGCGATCTCTGCCGGGCGGCCTCTTCGCCATCACCGGCGAGGAGGAGCTATTCCCACAGATCAAGGCGCTGACGGACCTCACCGGCGACCTCCTACGCCCCCGCGTGGACACCGCGAACGACACACCTGCAGCCCACGCCGGCGTGAACCCCTTCGGCGTCAACGTGTTCCTGGAACAAGAGGTGGAGCCCAGCAAGCGGGAGCAGGCTGTGCGCATGGCCGCCGAGGCCGGCTTCCACTGGCTACGCCAGGAGTTCCCCTGGGAGGACATCGAGATCCACGGCAAGGGTGATTTCCAGGATCGGCGCCACCGGCCGTACCGCTCCGCCTGGGAGAAATACGACCACATCGTTGACCTGGCCGAACGGTACGGCATGGAGCTCATCGTGCGCCTCAGCAATCCGCCGGCCTGGTCCCGGGCCGAGGGGGATGCCGTGGGCACATACGCGCCGCCCGATAACTACGAGGACTTCGGGGACTTCGTGGCGGCGGTGGTCAGCCGATATCGCGGCCGGATCCGGTACTACCAGATCTGGAACGAGCCCAACATCTACCCCGAGTGGGGCGAGCGCCCGGTCAGCCCGGAGGAGTACGTCGAGCTGTTGAAAGTCGCCTACACCCGGGCCAAAGCGGCCGATCCCAACGTGATCATCATCAGCGGCGCGCTGGCCTCCACCATTGAACTGGGGCCGCGGGACATGAACGACTTCGTCTTCCTGCAGCGCATGTACGACGCGGGCGCGGCCCCCTATTTCGACGTGCTGGCCACCCAGGGATACGGGCTCTGGTCCGGCCCCACCGATCGTCGCATGCACCCGCGCGTCGTCAACTTCTCCCGGCTCCGATACATACGCGACATCATGGTGCGCAACGGCGACGCCCACAAGGCCATCTGGATCAGCGAGATGAACTGGAACGCCATCCCGGAAGGCCACCCGGCCCCGCCTATCTACGGCCGTTACACGGAGGAACAACAGGCCCGCTACCTGGTCCTGGCCTACGAGCGCATCCAACGGGAGTGGCCGTGGATCGGCGTGGCCAACGTCTGGTTCCTGAAGCGCGCCACCGACGAATGGGCGCGCTCGCCGAACCATCCCGAAGCCTTCTTCCGGCTGCTGCAGGCGGACTTCACCCCGCTGCCGGCATATGGGGCCATTAAGGACTACACGAACAGCCTCTCCCCCACCCTCTATCCCGGCGCGCACCCGGCCGACCACTGGGCGCTCCGCTACGAGGGGGCCTGGGAGGAGGCCAAGTCGGCCGCCGGGCTCCCCATCCGGCAGGCGCAGGATCCGGCGGCCTCGCTCCGATTCCGGTTCGACGGCACAGGTGCAGCGCTGCTGGTCCCAACGGGACGGCCATTCCCCGGCGCTGAAGTGCGCCTGGATGGGAGCCCACCCCGCCGCCTGAAGCCCGACGACGCCCAAAGCGAGGGACCGCACACGGTCGTCTGGCTGGCGCGAGGGCTCGACGCGGGGGCACACGAGCTGGAGTTACGTCCCTCCGGCGGCCCCTTACAGATCGAGGGGATACGCGTGATCGGCCGCACGCCCCTCTGGCGATGGCCCATGATCGCAACCGTGATCACGGCCGCGCTGGCCGTCGCCTGCAGCCTTATCGCCTACATCCGGGGAGGAAACGCCACGCCATGA